The region GTGTAAAACTTTAGGTTTAAAAGTTGATTGTAAAACACATGATATGATTCTCTAAGCAAATCTAGTCAACTGTAAACAAAACAATTCAATTTTCATTAAGTAGATAGCTAATGATACTTTTAATTGGACAACTTGATTGTTAATCTAGCAAATACCAAGGTCCAAGTTCCGGCCATACAAGCTCTAATTTCTATTTATAATGATATTAATTATTGTAAATAACAAAAGAATAATTTGTTTCGGAAAGAGAAAAAGAACATCTATTGGGCATCGGCCAATAGAGAACAAGGTGCAAGAGAGTATTCAATTTAAATAGAACCTAAGacttataaataaataacaatatatacagagagagagaatgagaaaaGCTTATCCATTGAATATAAATAATACCCAAGTTGAACATTATTATATTTGTTAAAGCAGTAATATATTCAAGTCTAATAGATCATATAAGATTTACTTAGGGGAAAGATCAGAGGAGAGTAGGATATATATATACTCGATCTAATGAAAAGATAAAGCATTTACTTAATAATGCTTTATATAACCTAAAAGCAAATGAAGAAGACTAATTTATTGAGGAACTTTTTAGCACATATGAACTTTTGAATTTAATCGATATTCTTGCATGAATTTTGCTTCTGAAAATAAACAAAGATTGATCTTTTTAATGAAATCAAATATCAAAAGGCTATTAACATGATCATAACAATAATGATAATCAAGAAACTCCGTTTTTCCGTTACATAAAACGAGCAAGGTACAACAATTAACATCAAGATGAAGAACTAACAGTAAACATGGAATCAAAAAGAGAAGAAGAAATCCCTAGGTTGaagaaaaaaaatcagaaaatgggGAGATTAATTATTGTACAAGATGGAGAATCATGATTGATGATCCAAGGAATTTATCTGACCTTTTTCCTTGAAGAATATTAAGCTTCGACTTGGTCAAACGTAGTCAGAAGGGTGGCCGGCTAGCCATGTTGCCAGACCAAACACCACCGTCCACCGGTAGCTGAACGTTAGGCATGTTAAGTGGTAAGTTAAAAAACGGCAAACCCATTGATGAGGGGTCCGGAAAAGGATGATTGACGCCACCATTCCCGTCTCCGCCGCCTCCATTCCCTCCTCCACTACTGGCAGCCGCTTCCTCTTCATCCAGTGGCAACCTTTCATACGCCACGTTTGTGAAAGATGCTGCTATCACAATCACCGGCCCAGAAGCGATCAGAGCTCCGACGACATTCCCACCAACAACCTGTCCTTGTCCACCCGCCAAGTATATAGTTAAGCTGGTCGCCCCCGGTGGTGCCGGAGGTGGCAAGAAGGAACCAGACAGCGAGAGTATCTCAAACCTGCCGTGGAGGGTGAGTACAGATCCGGCCGCTGCAGGTTGCCGAAGACTGACGTTGTTGACGGTGCCGCTGCCGCTTACTATACAAATACCACGTTGACGCTTCCTGGCATAATTCGCGATGGATTCAAAGACATCACATCCACTGTTTATCTCAAGGATGTGTGCACGGAGGGTATTTGCGCTCTCCCTAGTGATGATCACAGGTGGTTTGGGCTTGTTTTTTGAACCAGGGGGGCGACCCCGTGGCCGGCGCCCTACTATATCACCACTACCGCTGCCGGAGCCAGGAGTGTGTTGGTTGTTGTCATCTTCGGAATCAGGAGGGATTTGGAGGTGGAGGTCAGGGCGATGTTGCAGGTTTTGGAGGGAGAAAGGGGAAGTGGAGCTCAAGTCTAAATTGTTTGACATATTATAGGTATAGATCAGGAGGAGGAAACTAAAGGGGTGGGGGGAGAAACAAGAAGAAAGAGATGAAGAATAATAAAGTATGATGGTAATGGAGgaaatttatgtttaaaaaacAGAAAGATGGGGTAtttttatgagagagagagagagagagagagagagagagagagagagagagagagagagagagagagagagagagagagagagagagagagagagagagagagagagagagagagagcaaatAGAAAACTAAGGGGTAAGCAAATGAGTGgagaaaaacaaagaaaaaaaggTTGAATGGTACTTTTGGTTTGAACAGTATGGAATAGTTACACTGACCTATCTTTTGTTTTTAGGGTTTAAACtattttttattagaatattaaACTAATCTTTcaatttggtattatttgactaatAATCCtttgattttaattatttttaacggGGAAGGATCTTTCTTAGATGGTGGAAACTACCAAGTTGCTAGAAACCACCCAACGCAATAAGTAActctaaatgttttgaaaatactTGTTTAACGATGGTGATTCGAATATTTTTCGTtgacaaattttcaaaaattgtGCCTATTGTTTCTAAAAATATCAAGTTTGATCATTCTAAATTTTTAATATGCATGATGACTTGTTTGGTTTGAAAAGATTTAGGGCGTGTTCGGTATGGAGCGTTTGGAAATGTTTGAGAGTTTCTAGCttctagcgtttaacaaaacgctcaaCAGAAAGTCTCGTTTGGCACTACAGGCTTTTAGTGTTTAGTTTAAAAAAAACGCTCCAAATCCAAATGCTACTTTACGTAACATTTAACAAAACTCTACCCGCTATAAGCTACCCGCTACCCGTTAGAAGTTACCTGCTACCAGCTACTTTTACCGAACACGCCCTTAATAGATTGTCCATATTACAAAGAACTGTATTTTTTTCTGTTAATTATGAATATGTGTGATAcatggaaaaatcatatttgaaATTTCACAAGAACCATTTATGAAGCTATCAACAAATAAACTCTATCCCAATCCCACCCACTCATaaaacccaacatatttttattcGGTTGTTATTAGTACAAAAATGACCTATGGtaaccgttttttttttttaaattgtggcAATTTTGATTGTTAGCTTCATTAAAAGTCATTAATCAAATTTCAATAATATTTTAGTCACATGTTAACTAAAAGTCATCACATAATGTGTAACATATACTTTACTAACcttgtttaattatcttattaCATATGATTGTTAGTTTAAAAAAATGAATATCATTAGATATTATGTTGTTTTAAACGTTTAAGGTAGATAGTTATAGTAAAATAGAATTGTAAGcgtttaaaattattatttttcggTATGGTTTTAAGCGTTGAGTTCTAACGAAATAGTTTTATAATATTTGAAGTTAAACTAAGTTTAGAATCATTTGGAAGGTATTGGAAGTGATAGAAAAGTCTTATGTAATTCCGATCAAAAAGTCAACAATCAGAATTAACGAAAGTATAACGTCTAAGTTGGAAATAAGTGAAACTGATTTTATTGGAAGATCTTTTCTATGATATTTTTATTGGAAGTTGTAAATTATCTCGTTAGAAATATATAGGCAAAAAcctcatcgaaaacggagttctgaGTGAAAAGTTATGCATTTTAGTGTTTAGGGGTAAAACGGGTAGCCAAACCGGGTCAAACCTGACCCAACTCGGGTTTTTACCCATTGAAACACGATTTTGGGTCATTTTTCTGCCATTTCAGTTACTCACATCCATATGGGAGATTTTCACCTACATGATCAATCTTGAACAAGTTTTGAAGATTAAATCAAGATTTTGAATGTTCTTGAAGTATCAAGTCCAGTAATCAAGGTATGAACTCTTAATTTTTGGATTAACCCTTGTAATTAGTGAGTCATTAAGAGATTAGGGTTTGATCAAAGTGGGTTTACCACTGATTTAATGAAATTAGGCATGAGTTTATGTTATTAACCTAGAAACTTAAACATAAATCAAGTAACTACATGTAAACTTGGGAATTAATCATATGGTTTAAGAGTAATTAGCGAAAATTAGTAATGAAACCCAATACTTGAATTAGAATAGATTACTAAAATATTCAGTGTTATCATTGTAAAATAAGAATTTGGTGATATTGATCGTGAGGTTTGATCATGTAAAGGGTAAAATGAAATCATAAAGGGTATAATTGTCctgtttttgtaaaaatcaccaaaatttgtagaaaaatcgtatggagatgtgttATATATCCTTGGAAACCTGAGAATGTAtactttgatttttgttttaaaacCAAAATCTAATTCTTGACTTAAGATGGGTGAAAACAGCTATATGTTCAGTGCAGTAAGGTTGAATTTTGACAACTTTGGGACATTTTGACAGCTTTGGGATgctgttttgtaaaattcatagaaAGATATAAAAATGTGAGGTGAGTGGCATTAGAAAGATATAAGAGTCTATTTTGTTAATATTTAGAATTTATTagttattttgatatttaagaaggGTAAAACAGATCTGCAAGTGACAGCTATGCAAAGaagaaaaaaactaaaatttctaAATTGAAAACAACATAACTTGAGAGTAGTTGAGTAATTGCTTATGAAATTTGAAATATAAACTCCAGGGGTATAATTGAAGGTTTTAGAGGCCCGAGGATGGTGTAATTTCATCAGAAAAAGTGGAATTTTATCGCAACATTCGGTTACAACACAGTGAGTTCACTATAGGGACaactgtatgttatgtgttatatgtgcaatgtgcTATGTTGTGTTAGTGATCCAAGTGGTCATTACTTGATATTGGATTTTgatgcctttggccatgtagagcatgaatcgtatcactttggtattggctttgtgcctttggccatgtagagcatgactcgtatcactttggtattggcTTCGGGCTAAGTATGGCTGAAAGCCTGTATATTCTAGCAACATGATAAAAAGAAATTGTGTTTTATGTGCCTTTTGGGCTGAAATTTGTGATTTTTATGATCCTAAATTAttgtgtctcattgattgtaatcCCTTGAATCTAACCGGTTATTGATTTGGAAAACCCTTCATTTGATACACATATAAGTCTTTGTTGTCCTTTGTTTCTTTTTGTTCCTTTCATATTGTTGCGTATATGGAATaccattatattgtatctatttttgaactcactaagcaatgcccgcttatccctctcagtgtttaactatttcaggtgataagcatccagaGTAGACAGGCTTTGTTGGAGGACTTAAAGTAGTTGACACGACTACGTTTGTACtttgtatacatatatgtatatgtattataaATTCGTGGGTAGTTATGTATTTATACTAATTATTAAACTTTGTAAAAACCCTTTTAGTTGGTTTGTATCCATGCTTTTGTACTTAGACCACTAATGTgaattataattatgaatatGCATATAGCATGTTTGGCTTTATGGTAATTTTAGTGTTGGGGTCTTTCACAATGTCACCAACACTAGTAGAAAACATCACCATTGCAAACTATTTTCATATATTTTATCActgttttatatataaaaaaaatatgacaaATACTAGCCAATAGTCACAATAAATCATTGAGACTGTAAGTATTTTATTATGAAATTtccaaaaaaatatgaatataagTGTTTTACGATAACAatttagttttatacatatgaCTAAAATTAATGATTTTGAATATAAAAGAATAACAACATGTGATTGTAAGTATTTTATCatgacattttaaaaaaaataaagcatataactaaaactattttatagtcatgttttaatttttatgtttttctgaaAGTAAAAGTTTATATCAATAAGAGATAAAAAAACATGTGGTAAGTGTTTTCCGGTGATAATGTTAAAAGTGAAACCAATATTTGGATTGAATTCAATTTTTTGGTCTCTAAATAGTTTCAATttccatatttactaaaattttcactttttttcCCTCTTTACCAAAAATGTTATTTCCCTCTTCCTCTAAAAATTTTTAGCCATACTCCTTCTCTATCTATTTCTCTATTGTAGCCTTCATCTATAAATAAAAAACCTTGGACCGCCCTTTT is a window of Lactuca sativa cultivar Salinas chromosome 1, Lsat_Salinas_v11, whole genome shotgun sequence DNA encoding:
- the LOC111921389 gene encoding AT-hook motif nuclear-localized protein 23, which encodes MSNNLDLSSTSPFSLQNLQHRPDLHLQIPPDSEDDNNQHTPGSGSGSGDIVGRRPRGRPPGSKNKPKPPVIITRESANTLRAHILEINSGCDVFESIANYARKRQRGICIVSGSGTVNNVSLRQPAAAGSVLTLHGRFEILSLSGSFLPPPAPPGATSLTIYLAGGQGQVVGGNVVGALIASGPVIVIAASFTNVAYERLPLDEEEAAASSGGGNGGGGDGNGGVNHPFPDPSSMGLPFFNLPLNMPNVQLPVDGGVWSGNMASRPPF